In Rathayibacter sp. VKM Ac-2762, one DNA window encodes the following:
- a CDS encoding MFS transporter, with the protein MLVAGCFFMENLDATIVTTAAPAIAADLGVDSAAVSITVTAFLLTVAVLIPASGWLSERFGVRRVFTSAIAVFTLASLLCALSPTLPLLVGARVLQGVGGALMVPVGRLAVLRATPREGIIHAIAILVWPGLVAPVIAPFLGGLLTTVASWHWIFLINLPLGVVAFAIARRIVPATAESAPPPLDVTGLVLVAVGLGALVGAAGLLTDSELDGRAVAPMLVGAAVTALAVRHLRRAENPLVRLDAFRFRTFRVANASGSLYRATVNAVPFLLPLLFQDAFGWSPVQAGSVVLALFAGNLAIKPATTPLLRRLGFRGVLVAASAVGAACMAAMAFLDPATPVALVVALLVLSGVARSAGFTAYNTVTFAEVPQEGMSGANTLNATTQQIAAGLGVAVGAVALAVGTAIGPGLVPYRVAFLALAVLTLVPLAAAARLPRDSGSALTA; encoded by the coding sequence CTGCTCGTCGCCGGCTGCTTCTTCATGGAGAACCTCGACGCCACGATCGTGACGACCGCCGCGCCCGCGATCGCCGCCGACCTGGGCGTCGACTCCGCCGCGGTCTCGATCACCGTCACCGCGTTCCTCCTCACCGTCGCCGTCCTCATCCCGGCCTCGGGCTGGCTCAGCGAGCGCTTCGGCGTGCGCCGCGTCTTCACCAGCGCGATCGCCGTCTTCACCCTCGCCTCCCTGCTCTGCGCGCTCAGCCCCACGCTGCCGCTTCTGGTCGGCGCCCGGGTCCTGCAGGGCGTCGGCGGCGCGCTGATGGTGCCGGTCGGCCGGCTCGCGGTGCTGCGGGCGACCCCGCGGGAGGGGATCATCCACGCCATCGCGATCCTGGTCTGGCCGGGACTGGTCGCCCCCGTGATCGCGCCGTTCCTCGGCGGGCTGCTCACCACCGTCGCCTCCTGGCACTGGATCTTCCTGATCAACCTGCCCCTCGGGGTCGTCGCGTTCGCGATCGCGCGCCGGATCGTCCCCGCCACCGCCGAGAGCGCGCCGCCCCCGCTCGACGTCACGGGGCTGGTGCTCGTCGCGGTCGGGCTCGGCGCGCTGGTCGGAGCGGCGGGGCTCCTCACCGACTCCGAGCTCGACGGGCGGGCGGTGGCGCCGATGCTCGTCGGCGCGGCCGTGACGGCGCTCGCCGTGCGGCACCTGCGCCGCGCCGAGAATCCGCTCGTGCGGCTCGACGCCTTCCGCTTCCGCACCTTCCGGGTCGCCAACGCGAGCGGATCGCTCTACCGGGCGACCGTGAACGCGGTGCCGTTCCTGCTCCCGCTGCTGTTCCAGGACGCGTTCGGCTGGAGCCCGGTGCAGGCCGGCTCCGTGGTGCTGGCGCTCTTCGCCGGCAACCTGGCGATCAAGCCGGCCACGACTCCGCTGCTGCGGCGCCTCGGCTTCCGCGGGGTGCTGGTCGCGGCGAGCGCGGTCGGGGCGGCGTGCATGGCGGCGATGGCGTTCCTCGATCCGGCGACTCCGGTGGCGCTCGTGGTGGCGCTGCTGGTGCTGAGCGGAGTGGCCCGCTCGGCGGGCTTCACGGCCTACAACACCGTCACGTTCGCCGAGGTCCCGCAGGAGGGGATGTCGGGCGCGAACACCCTCAACGCCACCACGCAGCAGATCGCGGCCGGCCTCGGAGTCGCGGTGGGCGCGGTGGCGCTCGCCGTCGGCACCGCGATCGGGCCCGGCCTCGTCCCGTACCGCGTCGCCTTCCTCGCCCTCGCGGTGCTGACCCTCGTGCCGCTCGCCGCCGCCGCCCGGCTCCCGCGCGACTCCGGGAGCGCCCTCACCGCCTGA